One genomic region from Salvia hispanica cultivar TCC Black 2014 chromosome 2, UniMelb_Shisp_WGS_1.0, whole genome shotgun sequence encodes:
- the LOC125206195 gene encoding cyclic nucleotide-gated cation channel beta-1-like gives MQRNPMARSTRGKNPPKEKAKKTSAEATSSNPTAEKPPAPLLEENPVPTPAVVQPQPEITPENPTSTLASATATNEEVLDPEEVVREFMEKYENVPKASKFFANISEAFRKQEQEFPALSPLTIPPRPQTLIETPTAQALPTHQENPQILPETLTQETNPPNTIPQIETEPLAEPSVNEEESAEEDDDKMDTNESEREEEGGERVEQEQILDEEATGSGDEGDKREGIDGGEGAEEGKDKVEETEGVKETERQDLEKLMGDEEGREEETVDEKAKKEEETVSKEAVEKEEERDGDGKGAEKESEEIETEIVVVDDTTTEEQGTPTDERLTRRQSRRNRKQEDEAEEDRAKRLRLEDTEETGDDIPQVQESLAVEKDISPEALETRYEAERKRKGKHTAKPQKKKSRPASITVVISEPEAIRVPFADPNGKSAKSGKKLYLSDLRDLGVEKKFISYFKSIRFEWLLNHSEEEVPVALEKEFFTAFKFKQTTDLDADSISFRLFNEEMKMSIREWSLRMGLLTPEEEEEGTWNEREIDAPKNTEGFDAEEAWRMIAHKKVSKFKTSSSKGVHITDPVLCLAQVYTGYNLLGQVGATLTTPELYFMWCMLNNVKVHLGYWTAHAC, from the exons ATGCAGAGAAATCCGATGGCGCGCTCAACCCGCGGAAAAAATCCACCGAAGGAAAAGGCGAAAAAGACGTCGGCAGAAGCAACGAGTTCGAACCCTACTGCCGAGAAACCGCCGGCACCACTACTCGAAGAAAATCCAGTACCCACACCGGCGGTAGTTCAACCACAGCCAGAAATCACACCGGAAAACCCAACATCTACACTAGCTTCCGCCACGGCAACTAACGAGGAAGTTCTGGATCCCGAAGAGGTAGTGAGAGAATTCATGGAGAAGTATGAGAATGTACCGAAGGCGAGCAAATTCTTCGCTAACATCTCGGAGGCGTTTCGGAAGCAAGAACAAGAGTTTCCTGCCCTAAGCCCACTTACAATCCCACCAAGGCCCCAAACCTTAATCGAAACACCCACTGCACAAGCCTTACCCACACACCAAGAAAACCCCCAAATCTTGCCCGAAACCCTAACCCAAGAAACGAACCCCCCAAACACTATTCCTCAAATAGAAACTGAGCCCCTTGCCGAGCCTTCTGTAAATGAAGAAGAGTCCGCCGAGGAGGATGACGATAAAATGGATACCAATGAATccgagagagaggaggagggGGGTGAACGAGTTGAGCAAGAACAAATACTGGATGAAGAGGCCACTGGGTCAGGGGATGAGGGAGATAAGAGAGAGGGTATAGACGGTGGAGAGGGTGCTGAGGAAGGGAAAGATAAGGTGGAAGAAACAGAGGGTGTGAAGGAGACAGAAAGGCAGGATCTGGAGAAGCTTATGGGTGATGAGGAGGGTAGA GAAGAGGAGACTGTTGATGAGAAGGCTAAGAAGGAAGAGGAGACTGTTAGTAAGGAGGCTGTTGAGAAGGAAGAGGAAAGAGACGGCGATGGAAAAGGTGCCGAGAAAGAAAGTGAAGAGATAGAGACGGAGATCGTAGTGGTAGACGACACTACTACTGAGGAGCAAGGGACCCCGACAGATGAGAGGTTGACAAGGAGGCAGTCCCGCCGGAACAGGAAACAAGAGGATGAGGCAGAGGAAGATAGGGCCAAGAGATTAAGACTGGAGGACACAGAAGAAACAGGGGACGACATCCCCCAGGTTCAGGAATCTTTGGCGGTCGAGAAGGATATTTCTCCGGAGGCCCTGGAAACGAGATATGAGgcagagaggaagagaaagggGAAGCACACTGCTAAGCCCCAAAAGAAGAAATCTCGCCCAGCGTCCATCACTGTGGTGATTAGCGAGCCGGAGGCGATCCGAGTGCCATTTGCCGATCCGAATGGGAAGTCCGCGAAGTCCGGGAAGAAGTTGTACCTCTCAGACCTGAGGGATCTGGGAGTGGAGAAGAAGTTCATCTCTTACTTCAAGAGCATCAGGTTCGAGTGGCTTCTAAACCACAGTGAAGAGGAGGTACCGGTGGCTCTGGAAAAGGAGTTCTTCACGGccttcaaattcaaacaaacTACGGATCTCGACGCGGACTCAATCTCATTCAGACTGTTCAATGAGGAGATGAAAATGAGTATCAGAGAGTGGTCACTAAGGATGGGACTACTCACGcccgaggaagaggaagaggggACCTGGAACGAGAGGGAAATCGACGCACCCAAGAATACAGAAGGTTTCGATGCTGAGGAGGCCTGGAGGATGATTGCCCACAAGAAGGTGTCCAAGTTCAAGACAAGCTCATCGAAGGGAGTACACATCACTGATCCAGTGCTCTGCCTAGCACAAGTGTACACTGGGTACAATCTCCTGGGTCAAGTAGGTGCAACCCTCACCACTCCAGAGCTATACTTCATGTGGTGTATGCTAAACAATGTGAAGGTCCACCTCGGGTACTGGACTGCCCATGCATGCTAG
- the LOC125206196 gene encoding uncharacterized protein LOC125206196 encodes MCHLPVEIEHKAYWVVKEMNMKAHACEEERKMQLQELEELRLESYDSAMWYKERTKLWHDKNLRVKELQVGQKVLLFQSKLKLMPGKLKSKWIGPYTIVGIRVHGVVEIQGVNANSVPFLVNGHRVKVFRDSSELCEVEEIPLHTLSTIA; translated from the coding sequence atgtgcCACCTGCCCGTGGAGATAGAACACAAAGCGTATTGGGTAGTCAAggaaatgaatatgaaggcTCATGCCTGTGAGGAAGAGAGGAAGATGCAACTGCAGGAGCTAGAGGAATTGAGGCTGGAGTCATATGATTCAGCCATGTGGTATAAGGAGAGGACCAAACTCTGGCACGATAAAAACCTTCGGGTCAAGGAGCTGCAGGTCGGGCAGAAAGTACTCCTTTTTCAGTCAAAGCTCAAGCTCATGCCTGGAAAGCTGAAGTCCAAGTGGATAGGCCCATACACAATCGTTGGCATTCGAGTGCATGGAGTAGTGGAAATTCAGGGAGTCAATGCTAACtctgttcctttccttgttaatggtcatagagtgaagGTGTTTAGGGATAGTTCGGAGTTGTGtgaagtggaagaaattccactccACACACTTTCCACTATTGCCTAG